The genomic region tcggAAAgcctatgggaaaaatgaatggaaaatttacttctggaaccggAGCAGGTGgacactgttgagctccattctGACTTAGATGGATGGGTGAAAATTGCACACTGACTCGTTGCTTCGGTACGTTTGTTGCTCTGACTCTGTGTTTATTATCTAGAAGTTTCTATGTTGGTGCTagcttaatttatttttattttattttattttgttttattttattttattttattttattttattttattttattttattttattttattttattttattttattttattttattttattttattttattttatttttttattttatttatttattcgttcattatttcatttatttatttttttatttgtattattatttattattattattatttgtgtttgtattattatttattcagtaCATGTCACTCACTTGTAATATCCACCGTTGACCATCTGACTCTCGGGGCTGCACACACAGTAGATAATGGTGagggcgccctctgctggagtcTTGATCAGAAAACTGAAAGTCTTGAATAAATCCACAAGAGGGCGCCGTATGTGTCTGGTGATCTCAGTGTTGACTGCCCCAGGGTCCACAGAGTAAACCATCACACCGAACACTGAGGGAAAGACATAACTGTGGTTGTTGCATAATATTTAGACTCTTTCTTAGTAATGATGGAATTCTAAGTGACTGAAGCAATACATCCTCTTTTTCAAGGAATAGAATAGACAAGTATGTATTAGCTTTGGGCGTCTGTGGTTGGGCCATGGGACTGTCACACTGGCAACACATTTAGATCCATTTtctatgcacacacacacacagacacacacacacacacacacacacagaggcagtcATACAGTGCTTCATCGTTATTCCTCACCCTCCATCCGTTTGGCCAGCTCCCTGGTAAAGAGGACGTTGGCCAGTTTGCTCTGTGCGTAGGCTCTGACCGGGTGGTAGTCCTTCTCTCCGCTCAGGTCGTCAAACTGGATCTTGCCCATGGCGTGAGCGGCCGATGACACGTTAATCACTCGGGAAGGGGCAGAGTGCTTCAGTAAATCCAGTAACAGGAACGTCAGGAAGAAGTGACCTAAGATTTGGaggaaatagtaataataacaagGACAAGGACGCTTTAAAAAGGTTTGaatgacataaaaatacatgagcTAACACGTAAAATTTGTAAAAATGAACAGTGAAATCCAGTTGgggtttgagtctggatttgaacacGGAAGAAAATCAGTAGATAAAACATGTTAGTGTCACTTTCTTGAGACGTTGGGCTTTTATTTGACTAATTTTACCCTAATATTTCTGCGTGATTGTCCAATTAGATccgtttttttttaagtaacacacgtgaaacaaaggagctcattggtttagagatttgctcattgattctgcagaaatccactttgtttttcagccccttgtgatcatttttcctttattatttccaataCGACAAACTATGCTTGtcgctgattggctaatccacctgtcaatcacgcccatttgaaaacaaggAGATTTACTGATGTACAGACTCAGATCTTCGTATAGTTTTGAAGAAGCGTGTGTTCTAGATCCCAGGCAGTTCTTTTTTGGGATTGTCCTCCATAACATCCATCAGATAttatatttttggtgttttttgttgatCAATCACAAATGTAACAGTTAATTTCTTGGTTAAAGTTCATGTATGAATGGACAGAATGAGCTGTACACCATTTTTAAAAGATTAAATTCACTTTCCAAGGACCTTTTTGCAGCTCCTACTTATTACAATACACATGATATTCAAATCTTGCAGATCTTCAAAACAATTCTAAAACAATTGCACTTCTTGTTTTTACTTTACCTAAATGATTGACTCCAAACTGCATCTCATATCCATCCGCTGTCGTCACATAAGGGCAAATGGCGACTCCTGCGTTGTTAACCAGGAAATGGAGGCTTTTTTCAGCtgaggaaaaagtaaaagtcacAAGCAGGTCATTTTCGTGGATCTGTTACAATAGGAGCGACTTTATAATAGGGCCATGTGTCATCCACCTACTGTCATACACCGTTTCGGCGAACTGACAAATGGATTTGGTGTCGGCCAGATCCAGTTGCCTGGCGACTACCTTGGCCCCTTTCACAGCTCTGAGGATGTCACGGGCGGCCTGTTCTCCTTTGGCCATGTCTCTGCAGGCCATAATCACCTTGGCTCCTGCGCACATCACGGTTACTACGGCTGTTTAATACTTTGCTTTTAATCTACTTCTGTGTGACTTGCCTCTGCTGGCGAGGTCTTTGGCCGTCTCTTTGCCGATGCCCGTGTTGGCCCCAGTCACTACGGCGGTTTTTCCATCGAGACGCACATCTGAAGACCATTTAGGGACAAACAGAGCCCTAGATAAGAGAAGGATGTGAAAAAAGTCGTGTTACAAACTGCATtggtgtgtctgtgtcagtgatgcaacaacaacaacatcactaTGAAATAATTCtagtttcatgtatttatttatttagaccaAGTCAGTGAACACAAGGAGAACGTTAAAAGCACACACCCAATAGACTTAATACCTTATGCACATTTAAATAAGGATtccgtttttttttatttaagctaaaaaaaaaaaaaaaaaaaagtgggtaGAGGTAAACTTAAATCCTGATCCCAtctttcattaaaaacaaaacacaaatgtttttttaataacaccAATAAAACCTCAAGACTCCTCTAttcaaaacacttttaaacattGCACTTATTTTGTCtacgtgattttttttattttttttttatcttcctTAATTAAAAGGAAAACATTCAGTTTCTATAAAGTTCAGAGGTTAAGAACACACTGTGCATTTAACAACATGCTGAACATACAAAGACACACTTACCTGAGCACTTCCATGTCTCTTGTTGGGGACATAAAGCTGCTGTTTCCTTGGCTGTGTGTGTCAGTCTGAGGCTGAAGGCTCCTGCAGAGCAGATGGCACTGAAGGACTACAGAGACTCCATTGAATAAAAACTAATGATCTGGGACAGTTAGCAGGAGACATTTGACACAAGCTCCTCTCTGTTTAAACCGTGGAAATGTGACTAATTAATTAGTGCAGTGTTTTGTGAGTTTCCCTTGTAATCTTTAAATGGAAGCTTTTAAGTACAGTATTAAAGAGCTATTAAAGAAGCATCTGAATCAATATGCACTAGTTTACATTTGCTTTAGGGGCTGACATGTGACGGAGGACACATTTTAAGACACAGAGAAACGGTGAGGCTGATAGGGGCTGAAGATATTATGAGAAAGAAATATTATGACTTCATGTTGCATGTTAGTCTGTCCGTGTGTTTACTACAGTCTggtatgttataatgtgaccCTTTAACCCTTAGCAGACTTTAACAAGAATAAAATGTGCTCATAGTAACAAAGCATATTAATAAATATGAATCTCTCTCCCTTCAGTTACACTGTGAGCTGCAGAAGAGCCGAGGCTGAAACTCAAACCCCGTGACCACAGGTGAGCGACTGTAAGATTATCTTCCCTAAAGTGAGATTTTGGTGCTTTCCAGAGGTAACCCTAATTTCTCTGTTTATTTAGTCGTCTTTATACTTGCccatgtaatccctcattcatccatGTTCCAGAGTGTCAGAGGTTTCAAATGCTGTCATCTGGACTTGACTTTTTGATGAAGAAGTTTGACTCTCATCCATTTTAAATACACTTAGATTAGATTTTCTTCTCATTAAAAGTGAGTgtaatgcagattttttttttttttacaaatcagTAAAATCAGTCTTTGCCACTAGAGGGCGCACTTAAGCAAAAATTCTGCTAaagttttcaacacaaaaagaaaattataaatgtCTTCAGCCTGGTCCTGTGTGGGGCAGGTCTCATGTAAACCATGTGAAAACCAGTCATAACTTCCTGTtttcaaacacacagacacacacacaggtctaaacacacgtacacatatggacacacacaggtctaaacacatgtacacacacaggtctaaacacacacgtacacatatGTACACAAGGGTctaaacacatgtacacacatgtacacacacaggtacacaaacaggtctaaacaggtctgGACACCCAGgtttatgcacacacacagacaggtcTAAGCACACACAGatctatgcacacacacacacaggtctatgcacacacacatatacacacacacacacacacaggtctgagcacacacacacaggtctaaGCACACACAGgtctatgcacacacacaagtctatacacacacacaggtctatgcacacacacaggtctatacacacacacacaggtctatacacacacacacacaggtctatacacacacacacaggtctatacacacacacaggtctatgcacacacacaggtctatacacacacacacaggtctatacacacacacaggtctatgcacacacacaggtctaAACAGAGCGTGGTCACAGTGGGCTGACGGGGCGGTGGCGGCGCTCACACACACGGGTCTGAGTACACACAGgtctatgcacacacacacaggtctatacacacacacaggtctatacacacacacaggtctatgcacacacacaggtctatgcacacacacaggtctatgcacacacacacaggtctatacacacacacaggtctatgcacacacacaggtctatgcacacacacacaggtctatacacacacacaggtctatacacacacacaggtctatgcacacacacaggtctatgcacacacacaggtctatgcacacacacaggtctaAACAGAGCGTGGTCACAGTGGGCTGACGGGGCGGTGGCGGCGCTCTCATGTGGTCGCTCTTAGATGAGCCTCACAGCTGTGCTCCATCCACAGTCTGATGAAAGGCTCTGTCTGTCAGGCCAACGACAGAGCACATGTGTAATTAGCACAACTTCACTAAATTATAGATCTTCTTGTGGCAATAAATGACCCTGTCATTATCATTTGTCCGTCTTAAAATAGGAAAGTTGACAGGAAGCAGATCGTCAGCCGTCAGTAAAGAAAggcacaaaacacaattcaGTCAATATTTTTTCAGTCATTTACTGCAGAAGTTTCATATGTACAAGTGTCCCTTCTCATCATTGTCTCACAATTACATGATATGTCTTTGGAAATATTTACAGCAATTATCACAAACTAATTATTTAAAACTCCATATTTTAAAATCGTCTTCATTAAAGTTGAATGCACAGAAAACAAATTTCATCatttcaacaaaacaaaccagtAGTAAAATAGCTTATCAAATGCATAGCATTTTTGACACACAAACTGCACTTTAAGTACAATGAGAAAAGTCATGTACAAACTTTAGAGATGCATAGTATCAAACCATGAACTCCTCCGACTCTGAACACTTTTGACCCTGAAAACCAACAAAGATTCATTTGAACTAAATGTTCCCTGTACCGCACCTCTTTGGtccaaaagcaaaagaaaaaaaaagttattttgtaTCTGTATTTCAAAAAGACACACCACATTTCCACACAGTGGATCTGAACAGAAAACCTGATATCTGTGTGGGCAAAAGccaggtacatttttaaaactttgtaTTAAGACCTGCAATAATTTCCACACTCACTTCTGCAGCAAAATCCCCAGTGGAAATGGGGGTTTCCATATAAAATACTCCCTCCAGAATGCACCTGTGCAAGTGTGACATTGTCCAGGCCATAATGAGAGGACCTCTGCGCACTTAAACATTTATTGATATGGTTTGAAATGTGAGATGGCTATTTTGTCCCTTTCCTCTTTTCTGGCGCTCGTTCATCCATCACTTCCTGGACTGGCAGAGTCTGCTCCTGCAAAGTGCTTTGGGTAATCGAGTCCTGCATTGAGCTGCTCTGGAAAAACGTGGCCGTCTCGTCGGCTTGTTCCTGCACGGGGCTCCCGAAGGCGTCGTCCGGTCCCGCCTCCTCGTTGCCAAGAGACGTTTGACTGACATAAACCACAATGACATCACCGCTGAAGTTCATCACCTGGCCGCTGGAGATGAAGGTGGTGTTGTGGTTTCCAGACACTTGACCTGCACGAGATATAAAGGTAGTGACatttagaaagcattttaataTCCCCAGTGTCGCCGTGGAGTTTACTGAAagtgaaatgcaaaaacaacccaaaatgtatGCGTGCCTATACAATATACAACAGTGTAGTCACTAAATTGGGTCTAACCCGATCTGACCAACGTACAGTGGGAGGAATGACCAGAATGACCTCAGAAAATCCAGAATACCACCATATCATATCCCTTTTCCCTTATTGTTTTAGTAACATGCACTTAAAGCATGAGAAAAAGTGAACGCTTCCAAAACAAGGCTTTTTCCAAGGTCATAAGATTTATAGACATGACTGAATAATGAGGAAAATATGTCTGAAAAACAAGCTGGATAAAGGAATATTCTAAACTTTACAGCTACCAATGAAATTCAGTTTTGGCTTTGGGGGGGTTGAGTGAGTAAATCCCTACGTGACCCGATCGGCTCTTTATTTTGTCCTCTTCCTGTCTGTTTGCATTGAAAAAACACGTCGTCACGGTGACTCAGAGCGCATGTCTGTCTCCTGCCCGACGACACTCACCGTATATTACACACGGTCATGGAAGTACAGTGAAGGTAAACAGCAGCCAGACCTATAAAATCATAAACGCTCACACTATTAGAGCCGTGACTGAGCCTTTTCCTGGAATGCCAGTTAACTGCGGGTAAGAtgaaggggggaaaaaaacaaaaaaaacaactttgaaaatAGATCCGCGTGGAATCTGCTTGGGTTCTTGTTGTTTATTCTTTCCTAATGCCAAGTTGATTTTCTGAAGGCATTACAATAGCAAAACTGACCATTGTTGAAACCTGTGGAAGCTTTCTCCTCTGCAATTCACTCGGAACAAATATCTGGACTACTTTAATTTGATCCACATCTGTCCGCTTGTTATTCTCAGGGGTTTTTAATTCTGGCTTTGTTTAGTTGCACGTTCTATTTTTAGTCATCTGCGCTTTGCTGTGGTGCAGAGGAACTAAACGCTCCTAAGGTCTggataatatgaaaaaaaaaaaaaaattagtcatgattttttttttttttattcattttgattgatcacatttttttattgttatttattttacataaataataatttacataaaataaatattataagtCTATATTGCaaaatatttctcaaaaattttaatttatttattatttattgatttttttttccattttctcttAAATATGTCTTAGTTCAGTGATAGATGTGGTAGTAGTTCTTgcatctttatttctttttaacttctttttttacttaaatattattattattattattattattattattattcagtgttttatgttggtttcaatagtagtactttttgttgtactttttatcttacatgcattttacatgtaattaaaaataaatattataagtCTGAATtgcaaaacacagcaaaaataattctcaaaaatgttaatttatttcttcgttttgattttttttccctctttctcttaaATATGTCTTAGTTCAGTGATAGATGTGGTAGTAGTTCTtgcagctttatttatttttaacttcttttttaacttatatattattattattcagtgttttatgttacaCTTCATCaccgaagaaagttcctagtttgtgagttgtgttcactgacaatggcaacgacgtctgattctgattctgattctttgaCCGTGGTTTCAATAGTAGTActttttgttgtactttttatcttacatgcattttacatgtaattaaaaataaatattataagtCTGAATTGCAAAACGCAGCAAAATAatcctcaaaaaaataaatttacttctttgttttgattatttttttccccttttctctTAAATACGTCTTAGTTCAGTGATAAATGTGGTTGTAGTTCTTACagttgttctttattttttttacgcaTATCCTTTTTTACTTATATTTCAttgttattcagtgttttatgctgcagaaagttcctagtttgtgagttgtgttcactgacaatggcaataaaagtcgtCTGATTCTTTGACTGTGGTTTTAATAGTACTTTTTGCTGTACTTTTTAGCTTAATACCCTAAACACGCACACAAAACGGTTAAATCATCCAGCTAAAGTCGTCTGGactagctcaaaatctggagatgtGCACCTACTACACCTtgaatgatgggtcaaatgcaaaatataagCACGCATTCACCTTTGTATATAGGTTAATATTGTTATTTCATGTCTGTTCACAGGTGACACCATTGACAGCAGCTTTAACCTGAGCGGGAAGCCCTTTTAATCATCTCCAAACACTTTGTGATGGGAAACGCTGCCTATTTTAACCCAGGTGTAATTAAAGCGTCCAGTCATCAGTAAGAGTTTAAAAAGGACCTTCACgagtttgcatgtttgtgtTGAGAGGGCAAggcttttaaaacatattactCAAGCAAAGCACATCTTGATTCCATTTAAGCTGTGGTCAGTTTGCACAACCCTCTGAAGCTTTGGGTAAATAGGCTCACTCGCTTTGACGGAAAGAAGGTA from Periophthalmus magnuspinnatus isolate fPerMag1 chromosome 20, fPerMag1.2.pri, whole genome shotgun sequence harbors:
- the si:dkey-73n8.3 gene encoding retinol dehydrogenase 12 translates to MSPTRDMEVLRALFVPKWSSDVRLDGKTAVVTGANTGIGKETAKDLASRGAKVIMACRDMAKGEQAARDILRAVKGAKVVARQLDLADTKSICQFAETVYDTEKSLHFLVNNAGVAICPYVTTADGYEMQFGVNHLGHFFLTFLLLDLLKHSAPSRVINVSSAAHAMGKIQFDDLSGEKDYHPVRAYAQSKLANVLFTRELAKRMEVFGVMVYSVDPGAVNTEITRHIRRPLVDLFKTFSFLIKTPAEGALTIIYCVCSPESQMVNGGYYKDCANAESCRAAQDDATALKLWAVSCHLLGIRWR